The genomic region CAATTTcctttttattacaaaaaacatTTAACCTTGCTCGTAGTGTGGATCACAGCTCAAAAACATCCCTCTGAGCCACTGTAGTCGAAAGAGCAGACACCAACAATGGTGGAACACCTCAGGGGCGCTGACGCTGTGCTTCCAGGTCAGGTGAACCAATTGTCCTTTCCTCCTCTCTCTATTAAAGTCTGAGTTAGACATAGgcaatgcaggaaaaaaaaaggtcCTTTAGTTCCTAAGAGAGTATACGAGTGTGTGTGTTGGAGTATCTAGATGAATGTAAGATACCAAAGCCTAATAATACCAGAAATTAGCATGAGGCAAATCCAATTACACATCTTATTCAGCAAAGGCATTGAGGAAGAGGGGTAGTGGCACGTTGGACCATTATAAAGATGCAGAAATTGTGGAGGTGAACCACTAGGCCTAGAATAGATAAAGCGGAGATCAGAGGTTTGAGGTGCAACCCTGTGTGCTcacacatgcatgtgtgtgtgtatgtatgtatgtagaaCTGTATGCATATGAATGAAAGAGAGGAGCTGGGCACAGATGCCCTCAGCTGAAGTCGTCCTCGGAGTTCTGCTGGTCGAGCAGCCGCACGTGCGTGAAGGGGAAGTGACCTCTCCTGCCCTTGCACTCACCCTCCCACTGGCCGTTGACATTGATCTTGGTCACCTTCACCATGTCACCCACCTGCAAGAGCAGCACACATGCGTGAGCCTCCACCCTCAACACCCAAAGTGTTGTCTGACATCAGGGAGATCGGTGCTTTTGCACTTACAGGGTTAAATATATTTGTCACCTGCACCAGCTTCAGACAAAGGTGTCTGtgttttaaagtaaaaaaaaaaaaaaatctataattTCTTATTCAACAGGAAAGGCAATTGGAAGATTTTTGATATTACTCAAAATTTACAAAGCTAAAACTTTGATCTTTACCCCCCATTAATTAATCATAACCAGATATATGATTTATTAACTCAAACCAGTGGCATAAGAACAGAAATACATTTGTAATTATTGCTAATATCAGTGTGAATACTTCTTTATTGTACCGTGTACTGAGTGTGTGTGAACATACACCCCCAGCACAGTACTCTCAGGTATCAAAAGCCACACAGACGTAAGAAGCACGTGCTTCTTAGGCTGCGGAGGTCCTTAAATCCTCATTGTGCACTGTGGCCTGAGCCATTACTGACCTTAAACTCACACCCACTGCGCAAATACTACATGAAAAAACAACACTATCCACAAGGTGGCACCATAATACAAAATGGATACAGGCGCCTGCTCACCTTGCCTTTCCTGTTTCACAGAAATGTATGGACAATTCACAGCATCCACTATGTGGTTAACAAGATACCCGAGTTACACAAAATGAACACTTGATCTGGTGTAATTTTAATACACAGTGCAAATATGTTTAAACTGCTGGAACAAGCAGCTAAGAAACATTAATCCAGGTGTGACCTACAGCAACTTTGATGCTTCTAATTAAGTAGCACGTTCTGAAGAGAGGAGGAAAGGACTCTCTCCTGCTCAAGGGAGATGGGGGATGtggaaggtcaaaggtcaaaattCTGAGCACAAGGACACACTTCTACACAAAGCATTTCCTGTCCGAATCCACCTCCATTGCAAATCTGcctcagtcccccccccccctttgtcttttgtttacATGTAGGAAAGAGGGTGTGGTGAGGATTGCCGAGGCCAAACCCTGGGGCCAGTGGCCCTCGTTATTTTCAGAGAGACGCAGAGTCTCCCGGTTCAAGCTGCCCCATCACAGCTCAGCTGCCTCATGCTCTCGTGCTGCAGTCGGATGCTAATATTACAATGTCAGgcttttattatttgttattgatGCTAGAATAAAAAGCATAAAAATAGCGCAAACGGACTGTTGGGTTACTGATGATTTGTTATTTTCCAGaagtgcagtgggggggggggggggtatgaatCGTTTCTTTGGGATACTGCAACACTGGGAGAAAACTGTAGGTTGTGCGATGGAACTTAAGCAAGGTTACATTAATATTTCaaaacactgtgtgtgtgtatatatatatatatatatatatatttttttttttaataacgatGTTCATTTTTTGCGATGAGCTGAAAATGTACCTAGAATAAATAGCAACTAAACAGAACTTATTACCTAACAACGGAATCTGTCATGTCAGGACGACCTCCCTGGGTTAAAAAGTGCAGCTTGGAGAAATTATATTGTCGTGGAGCCACCAGAACAGCCTCGCTTCGGAAAATATCACGGTATCTGGACCGTGTGCCAGTGTGGGATATTAGATATTGCCCAAGCCCAACCCCAAGCCAGCTATCACAGTCCGCACCCCCTGACAACTGCACGTGCGTAACGTGCAGTGTCATTATTAACATTGCACAGGCCTAGTTAGAACCAGTAATCCCTCTGAAAATAAGAGTGTCATACCCATCTGAGGGAAACAAGGGACCATTGCaccaagaaccccccccccccccccccaaggtaagCAGAGTGACAGGACACACTCTCATACCATCTAATTACTATGTTATAAAGGTATCTTAATTAACTATTTTGGAGCTAATTCATAACTTCCCCCAAGTATAGGTAAGCAGAAAGAAATTAAGGCAAAATTTCCAAAACAGAAACAGGTCAGCTATTGGCATCAACAACTCTCCAGCTGGTTCTGCCAGCGAGGCATTCAGAAAGCTGCTCAGAGCGGACAGGCAGAGACTGGGAGAGGGAGACAACGGAAGACTGGTACCTCCAGCGCCAGGGCGGTCTTGTCATAGGCATTGGGCACCCTCTTCTGGACAACTTGCGCATAGACGGGGCCATTCTGCAGGTTGGGCAATGGCGTGTTAAGGCTAGGCTGAGCGTAGGGGCCTGGTTCTCCCAGGACTGCGGGCTGAGCACGGATGCCATCAGCATTCCCTGCCGATGTAACTCCTCCAGGCCCTGTGCCAGCAGCGTTGTTCGGGGAGGATGGCCTGTACTTTTCCACATAGGGCACGGGGATCATGCCGGTGCGACCCTCTGAGTTCTGAGCATTCCACCACTGCTCCTCCGGCTTCTCCAGAACCCGCAGCACGTCGCCCTTGCGAAATGGCAGATCCTCATCATCATTTCCAGGGAAGTCGAAGAGGGCACGCACATACTCGGGTTCATCCAGACGCTGGGGAGCACCCCCCACATTGGCACTGGCCAGGCCCGGGTGCTTGGCCTTGCTGATGGGCTCGATTAGCGTGGTGGTGTCTAAGTAGTGGATTTTGTAGAACTCCAGCAGTGCCGGAAGggtgtcgaattcctggtcccCGATGCGAAAACGAGGAGCAATATGCCCTGGGGGGGTGGAAGAGACAGGTACAGTCTGACAGGAGCTGGGCTAaggacatggaaaccttcagagCTTGAATTCAAAACGTTAAGGAAATCACATAAGAAAACACTGTTACATAGAAAATCGCTGTGAATGAAGTACTACTTGGGTGTGGTTTGGTCCACCAGAGCTGCCGAAGCTAAGCCACAATAATGAAATTACTAGCACACTTAGGAGGGTAGATTTAGAACTATTTTAGAGGCTAGATTCTCTTTTCAATGAGTTGCATACAATCATCAGCTGGCAGCATGCTGCACTGGGTACTCTGTGCATAGGGAATACAATGTTCCCCATACAGACAAATTGCATTATTTCTCTCAGCTTAACTCAGTGAGATGATCAACATATGACCCACACACTCCACCTGGCATGTCCACTCACACCCTGCAGGCTGTATTTGGAAACAGCTTAAAACTTCCTTACCGATTCAAAGAACATTGATACGCTTCAAAAAGGAGACAAATGACTGTTTTGGTGTGATGAAACGCCAAGACCACAAATCGTAAATTACTTCGTAAATGACCGAACCGAGACCAGAGAAGGACGCGCCTGAGTCAGGGTGTGCTGGTTTCGTGCCGGAACGGCTCCTCGGTCATCCGTACACGCCTGTTTGCTCAGCAAATGGTGAGACATCCCGCTTAAACTTTAACAGCAGCGGTGTGGAGACTTAGTGAGCAAAGGCTGAAGCCAAACGCAGTTGCACAACAGGACACAAGGGGTCTGGTTTGCCCACAGAAACAGGTACTCCGACCTTTGGACCACTTACGCGACAGATTGGTGTTTTACCGAGGAAATCAATAAAAGGATCCAAATAAAGTCATCCAGGCAGAATACCCCTGGATTAATCACAAACATGGAGGTAGCAGCTTATGAGAATCACGCCAGGAAAGTGCAGTGCGGCTCACCCCGCCCCCTTTCTGATCCACAGCCGCTGATCTTCGGCCTTCTGAAACTACATTAGTGTCTTAAAAACATGGATCATGCCTTTATGAAAAGAGGCTGATCACAGCCGGCAGGGACAGCAACCCTTAATCGGGGGTCAACCCGCAGATCTGCCGAGGGGGAAGCTGGCGGGAGAAATAACGTTCTGCATCGACTGGCGACTGCGCTACAGCAGAGCCACTTACATGAGCTACATTAGGATTTCAGCCGCTGCTTCAGTCGCAGAAAGACCGACGATCGACGACCAGGCGGgtccacatcagagccactaaCACGCCACACTGGCAGATAACACGCCTTCCGTTACAAGCAGCCACGTAAACAGGCTGTTCAGACTGTTAGCGGACAGGTTCCCTGTCACCCAAACCCACAGCGAGGGACAAACCAATGACTGGTCACAAAGAAAGTTTATTCAGGAATTATGGTAATTCCGTGTAAATCCACTCAGCTGCtgttacagcagacatgctcacTACCGAGGGGTGTAGCTGTTAAGTTGCACCACAAGCTCGGCCGTTTCTCGCTCACCTGTACCGGACTGCCGGCTGTTGCTGACGCTGTTTATGATATAATGTGACACCTTTGAGTTCTCCGACACGGACAGCACGTAGTCGCCGGGGATGGTGATGGAGTCCCTGACCAGAAACACCCCGTGCCTCTGGCCGTGCAGCAGGTTTACCGCCTCCTGTCGGCTCAGCCGGCCCCAGTACCAGCTCTCACGGTCCTCGGCGTCAAAATTGCCGGCCATTGCTGACACCCC from Brienomyrus brachyistius isolate T26 chromosome 17, BBRACH_0.4, whole genome shotgun sequence harbors:
- the LOC125712293 gene encoding adapter molecule crk-like — its product is MAGNFDAEDRESWYWGRLSRQEAVNLLHGQRHGVFLVRDSITIPGDYVLSVSENSKVSHYIINSVSNSRQSGTGHIAPRFRIGDQEFDTLPALLEFYKIHYLDTTTLIEPISKAKHPGLASANVGGAPQRLDEPEYVRALFDFPGNDDEDLPFRKGDVLRVLEKPEEQWWNAQNSEGRTGMIPVPYVEKYRPSSPNNAAGTGPGGVTSAGNADGIRAQPAVLGEPGPYAQPSLNTPLPNLQNGPVYAQVVQKRVPNAYDKTALALEVGDMVKVTKINVNGQWEGECKGRRGHFPFTHVRLLDQQNSEDDFS